In Glycine max cultivar Williams 82 chromosome 10, Glycine_max_v4.0, whole genome shotgun sequence, the DNA window TACCCTGTATCTTAGGAGTAGTATTAGAGCTCCTTATTCCATTTCCTTAATGATGCATTCTAGCTTTGGAGAAAAATCATCAATGTTGGTAAAAATATTTCCTTAAAAAGCCATGTCAAAATCTTCAAGGTTATGTGTCCTGTATGACAAAATTGACTAGCTTGAAATCACAGGCTAATTTGTTCAtatactttcttcttttttatgatgCATGTAGTGATTCCTctattttgttttgtacatagtCAAATTTATGCAGTTTTTTCCCTTTCTAATTTGTATCTTAGAAATATTTGGTCTACCATGAACCAAATAAAGCAATTGTGCCTGATCGATGACAGTCCTTTTGacagaaaaattacaaaattgagTTATTTGTCCTTCTTTGTCTTCTAAGGATCGGAGTCTTCAAGAATGTCAATGGCAAAAGCTATAGTTAATTTAGAGTTGAAGGATTTGAACTTGAAACTCCTTGGCGAGCAGGGAATTACCCTTCCTTTGCTAGAAATGCTATCTGGCAGCATCGAATCTAAAGAACTGTCATTGTCAGCCCTGGTTAAACTAGCAAGATTACATGCCAATAAGGGGATTATTCATTATTGCAACATCTGGAGGTGTGCCTCTTGTTGTAGATTTAATGTTCTCTCACAGGATGAAGTCATTCATTACCATTAAATGTTGTGAAATCCTTGAGAAGCTTGCTACAGATGATgatagaattgatttttttgttgatggagAAGGGAAACAACTTGAGTTAGATAACATCATAACCAATTTGCTAGCTGTAATGCAGAGTCCGAACTCAGCTCACTACCGAAAGCCTGCATTACGTGGTCTTCTTGGCCTTTGCAAGTTTGAGACTGGTTTAGTTAAGAAGGCAGTTCTAGCAGCCAATGGGGTATCTCTAATCCTGGCCCTTCTTGACGATTCTGACCCAGAAATCAAGGAAACTGCCATaaatcttctctttcttttctcccAACATGAACCAGAAGGAGTAGTTGAGTACCTCTTCAGGCCAAGAAGACTAGAAGCTTTAGTTGGGTTTCTTCAGAATGAAGACAATGATGATGTGTAAACGGCTGCTGGTGGTTTACTAGCCAACCTTCCAAAATCGGAACGAGAACTCACTCTGAAGCTGATCAACTTGGGAGGCCTTGATGCAATCttaagcattttaaaaaaatggtataATGGAAGCAAAAGAAAATGCTCTCAGTGCCCTCTTCAGGTTCACAGACCCCACAAATATCGGGTCACAGCGTGATTTGGTTAAATGAGGAATATATCCTTTGCTTGTAAATTTTCTCAACACGGGTTCAGTAACAGCGAAGGCAAGAGCAGCAGCATTCATTGGTGATCTTTCTATGAGTACTCCAAAGCTCACAGTTGTTTCCAAATCAACGGGTTGCACTCGTTGGTGGTGTTTTAGACCATTAAAAGTTCCTTTATGTTCAGCACATGAGAGTGTATGCACTGTGAGTTCCACATTGTCTGTTGGAAGCAAATGCTTTGCCCGGCTTGATAAGGCTGTTACATGGGGAGGTTCATGCAAGTGCTCATGAAGCTATACAGACTCTTTCCACGTTGGTTTTGGAAGACTTTCCCCAACGGGGAGCTCGTGTGTTGTATATCTTGGATGTTGACCAAATGGCCAATTCTTCAATATCAAGTCCCTATTGAAGTTCAAATTTCATTCTGTGCAGTTTCTTCTATTTGTTTACTACTCTGCATTATTTTTGCTACTTTAAATTCGTGGCACTTTCAAAATAACTCAGGAGGGGATCAGCTGTacttatttgaaaagaaaaaagttgtgCAATTTGTAGTTACATTTCCAAGCCTCTATATctatttaattcattaaataaaacatatgttcctcccatattttaaaattttcgatCTGAAATTTGATGTTGGTGACTGTTATAAAAACATGACATGAGTCTCTGCCAGCCTGTTGATCTATCTAGTTATTAAAGCAAATGTTTAGCCTGGGACCAAGCTTCAATCCAGTACATGCCTGAAGTAGGAGGGAATTCATACATTATCCTTCATCTTAAAGGTAcacaaatttttatatgatcCCACCTATTTAATTTCTATGAACAGAGAGGTTGACACAGATTTTTGTCATGACATGGTCATGTTAAAATTGAACATGAGAGAACCGATTCCCCTTTTCTCTATACCTGACAACTGGTAGTGAGAGCACATTGAGACTAGTCATAATGAACGGTGGAAGGTGGATTAAGGAAACTGTTAGCTTACCATTAAATCCGAAAAGATAAGGCATGTGctaatttttctaataaagCCAACTGATGTAATATAACAGCTCAACTGATCTGGTTGAGACAAAATAGGACTTTATCTGTTTTGTATTGTTTATCTTTTGATGTAATGTATGCATTTATAAAGATTATTAATTACATAAgttattatgataaaataatttttttaacaaaaaattcttaCATTAAATGTAATTATAGATATAGTTAAGTATTTAGGTACGGAGAAGAACTAACACTCTCTTTCTAATATTCTTTTAActatggttaaaatttattaaaaatcataaattttaaatagtctTACATCTGAAGAGagacttattaaataaaaagtataatttactaaaatttgtgattttcattttaaataaattttaatcgatAATAAAGAATGTTAAAAAGAACATTGAAAGAATTCCTCTTTAGGTAAGacaataaatcaaaaaattattaaaaaataatttatatattttttaattgtttgaagTGACATGTTTTGAGATAAATTGAAAGCTTTAATTTTCATACATTTAGAGTATCTCTAATACAAGTTTTTGTGAGGTTCATAAGTTTGAGAACTAATTCTTATTCAAGATCATCATTGAAGTAGGTTAACATGACTtccaactataaaaaaaagttcttgTACAAGTAAGCAGTtcttatgattattattttttttttatcaaaatgggttaaaaatgaaaactgaTTATCATAATGGATtggttaagaaaatatttatcaaaatgaaatatttttgtcATGTAAGAACTAGGAGACACCCCTCTGACATCTTGTATCTTTTGTTTGTCTTGTAGTAGGAAGCACCAACTATTAGGCTAAAATATTCTTGTTTAATGATATTTTCACTCAATTTAGGGTTTGTCAAACTGACACAAGACATCCTTTTGACATTAGCatgcagaaaaataaaaattgcttattttattaatttttttaagaaataaatttaaataaactcacCCATATTCTGTTTTCATTCATATGTgctttgttaatatttatttcaatttttagttaagattataaaatataagtaaaaaatgaagagtatattataattacaaaGTTTACAATGAAATACAATTATATAATGAAAGATTAAACAATAATTCAAACAATGTTACAACTATAATTCAGTTGGTTAAGTAAAATGTGAATTGttataaatctttttatttgatttctacaaataaaaaataataataatgatattttagatAAAGCAATATTATGACTAAATGAAACTCCTTtattataatacaaatatataatataaataaattgaagccTAAAAACGTGCCATTGGGATACTTGAAAGAATTGTGTACAAatgaattcttaaaaaatattatatataacaaattgaggtttaaatgattttttgtctcaaaaagatattttttaagtgtAACGATTTTTATCTATCATGATTTGTAATATATTATAACAATGCATACTTGTATTACTTCATTTTTCATATCCTATTATTACATTCTTTGTTATTAACAtcccttttttcttaattagttagGATTAATTTTATAGGTGTCTTGTGTTAGCTTGACCAACtctaaattaagtaaaaatattacataattttagttattaaacataaatattCAGTATTTGCTAAATTGACGCTAAATACTTAATGAGATAAGACTTATTAATATAGTGTCTCCGATTacatgacaaataaaaaaacacaaggtATTACTCAAGGTGATAGCTCCTACTTCCTACACGATAAAAATTGcacattttaataaatattttcttaaccaactattatgataattaattttaatttttaacccaTTTTAATAAATCACCCTGATTAAAATAATATGTCCGACCTATTTTAAGTTCTTGAATGATTAcactattgaaataaaaaagttattaaagttCTTAAATTTAATATGGCACGGTAGGATTTACGAAAAGTGAGTTAAAAATCCTCGCTTCAAGTGCACCATTGAATGTGCTGTGACATGACAAAGGTTTTGAgtgtgaattaattaaaaaattattttagatatgactttattaaagtaattattataaaaataaataattttatcatatttcaatctataattatatgactgtataaaaaatattttgttgttagtatattttaattaaattctaaattaaaatactcaaaattttaattaaggcCGATAATAACAAGTCAACAATTAAGTCCCTTTATTAAGGCCCTCCTGTAAGACCAGTAAAGAGCTGAAATAGGGATGCCAATTTGCTAACAGCAAGAAAAGTGTCTATTCTTTTTGCTCCTGGCTTTATTATGGTTTGTTGTTGATGTCTTCTCAATCATTGAAATTCGAATGTGACATTTTCTGTTGTGAAACCAACAGTAAGAAGAGTGATGACTATTATTGCGTATTTGAATGAGcacttaaaaacttaattttatatgaCTTTGAATTtacaacttttaattaaaattgaatttgaagtgAAACTAGTTACGTATAGAAACTTTTAtctaagaaataatttttttatgaaacttaatataaaattcTAACTCAAGTCAAAATTACATATTCATGCTTTTAGTCAAATATACCTTTAGGCGGTGTTTgattaaaaagagagaaaagaaataaaaaagatattgtgtGGATCACACCCAAATCTCACGTATTCAATATTctgttttaattataaaaaaaatcatcttctaTTCTTATACTTTTAACCAAACATAACATGAGGAAAAAGTTATTATATTCGTAAATTCGAACaatcaaacattatttttttctctcactagATCACGTTCCCTGCATCCAAACTTGATTTTCAAGTCCTCCAccatttacaaattacaaacatATCATGTTCGACAACTCTAATGACAGCATTACAGATAGAAAACACAGGACTTTGGAGCAACATATACAACTAGCATGTCTACAACATGCTAGCTATATgtttcaaaagtcaaaacacaGTAACGAACATTCATTCAGCAAGTTCCTGTGTTCctttcaaattaatttggaGTGGGGTTATGCAAACGTGTAGTGTTATATATACGTGGAGTTTTGGACCCTATAGTACCTGTTGCATGTCATTAGTATGTAGTTATCGTTTAGCTACCGTTCTAAAGGGTGTACGTACGTAGTTCTATTTGACAAATCAAATTATCAAAGAATGTTAGAACAATAGATACTTCTAGTAAAAATTCAAATCTTGATTCTTCATATTGTAAGTGATTAGTCTATTATGCTAAATTCAACCTCTTTCagtaaatataaatcatttaattatacgatcaagattaaaatttaattttattcacatattcatgtcacattttattatttataaatcataaaattatataacaatatttctttaaattaaaacactttatttatatttttacttatttttttatggaaatatGTTGCATACAGTGAGAAAATACTGATTTGAAAAGTATCTAACTAGAGCCATGTATTTTGCAGCAACATTGATtttgaaagcaaacaccacccttgttaaaaaataaacacttattATAACAAGATTTATTATCTGAACAATTTTCTTCCCCAACCATCAAACTACTAGCCGGTCCTGAAATCAATGGAATGttattaaaaattgtatatacgtcatagttttggttttaataaacTCATATGCAAGTGTTTAGTAGTTCATACCAATAagtttatttatcattaatcCATGAGTACCAACAATTATATAGTACAAAACTACAAATAGAACAAGaattatccttttctttttaatgtaaAACCCAATGGGGTTAGCGGTTAGCCTAGTGATGGAGGCTGGGATATATAAATGCATAATGATCGATTTAGGATCAATTTAttgtgattataaataaaagaaactttGTTTAAGGTAAATGCATGCatggataaataattttattgaataggAATATATTAATCTTTcacttacaaaatatattattattctctcataaaatagttaaaatagtAAATCGATTAATATTGTatctcatttttaaatataaattgtgtttggataaaattgaaatattacttttaaaatatttatcgaggtttcagaaaaaaaaaatgtgctattttgcattttctgtttttgttagGGGTGTTCATGATCCAATAAGTCCCATTAACTTGTCTCCACCCGagattaattttaacataatgttaatatattttaaaatatatcttaattatagttatatatacttctttagttttacaataattatacataattttctctcgctttctcttctctcttttttcattctctctcaaaagatttcttttaagttaatgaaaattaaaaacctcaaattatcaataatttatacaacattatattttgtgtttatctctctttttcatcccattatttattatattttaaatttatctttcttttctttctttttctctctcacttgtatattttgttgtataatttatatataaaaaaaaaaagtaaactaaaTTCACCCTAAGATTATTACCTGAAGTAAAAAGGAAAGCGATGCATACAATTAGCAAGAACGTTGAACTCATGATTTTGGTAACCATTCTGCGAGCTTGAACGAACTTGTGTTCTCCCGCTTCTTATATAATATAGGGTTTATATTTAACATACTAACATAGAACTAAGGTCCTCCGTTGTTAAGAAACAACTACTACAGTGCTGCATTTCTTATTTAACGGTCTtaacatttatttgagaaaaacccATCACCATAGTTAAAAATTGATCTACCGTTaaacatttcttatttaatttttaactgcAGAGCATCTTGTGGACGTACTACATCGATCTTCTGGAGTTAAGAAACAACTCCACAGTGGTGCAATTCTTATTTAACGGTTTtacatttatttgaaaaaaataaaatgatcaccacATACTTAAAAATTTATCTACCATTAAACATTTGCTGCGTTTTTGgtagtttaattttaaactgCAGAGAGCATTTGGTTCCTTTAATTTTGGACTAAGATACTCTGGAGTTAAGAAACAATTGCATAGTGGTGCATGATTTTTTAAGTACTTATGTGATCAGTAAATCGTTTTTAATGCTAGACtatttatatatagttatatgtttcaattttgatgtttttaagttcttaaaatataattattcttaTTTGATGCACCCTATATATACATAATTACACATACAAGAAAAGATGATTTCATCAATATTAATAGACAAAAGTGGTAATTATTTATATCTCTTAATCTAAATTTAAATTCTGATATTagatatgaaataaatcatattcaAATCTTTAATGTCTAGTCACGGttatgaatattattattgCTTGCAAGAGCGAATATTTTGTATCAATATAAagtctgaaaataaaaaatcttttcaCTCGCTTTCACGGGAGATAAACATTATGGTAGGAagcaaatcaaaataattgcACTCTAGAGCATTAatatctcttctttttttatgctgccattcaagaaaaaaatctcTCTTTTATGCAGAGCATTAATATCTCTTGAAAATATATCagatcaaataattaatattttttatttgtaagaattaaaaatgataccaaaaaatttataacaattacATATTCTTTTTGATTAAATAAGTCAAATTCTTTTGGTGGATCAAAGATAATATATGAATAATGAGGTattaaatctataaaaaaaaaagagagagatattatgatatataaaaaagggGAAAGTGATATATGGCAGGTTGTTCCGTGTGAGGCATGctttaaaacatttataatttccCAATGTATGGAGCTGTGAATAATAATCTTATACGCCCAAAAACGTCTCTATAAATGacttagtatatatttttttgaagcaTTTGGGCGCAGAAATGTGAAATGAGGTTCAGACGCTGCAACAACTAGCGTTGGGCATTGGTAGTTGTTTGGTGGGAAGCTTTTCCATTTAAGAGAGAAATAGTTAAGAGTTTGTTAGACGAAGGTGTCAATTGATGGATTGGATTATTCAAGCACGCATCcagagatagagagaaaaagTCAAACAATGGATACCTCACACTTGTCactatttttataacattttttatttttatcatattattttttcttattataataattgttttgaaatgCTAAATGacgataataatattttgacaAATGATAATCTTTACTTTTaggaaattatttaaaaaattaaaataattttttattaaaatacacgtaaaattatatttttatgatttttttacgctcttttataatttttataataaatattttttcttctttaactaATATCCTAAAAGAACTTGTTAGTAAAATCTTAATATttgtattgtataattttttttattaaatttatatttacatgGATTTCAATTACAATTTATCAAGACACTCCCCCTCCCCAAACCCATTTGCATTGAGATAAAATGTGTTTAGATTCATGATAGATAATTAGAATTACATTGAAATACCATCTAACATTATTTTACATACATGTTTTATTCTACGTTGATAAATtgattctaaattaaaaatattttaaatgttttttgtgttaaattcaaaattttatattgaatctCATTATGATTTATTCTTGAGTTCTCAATCTCACAATTTAAGAGCTACTGTattatcttaatttaatttgtaagaTAGAATTAATTCTTGTTTCTCTTGTGGGTTATGTGATTGCCTTGTCGAAGACTTCAGCCACTGCTTTTCTAGTTTGTAGAATGTGCGAAGGCTTAGAGGATTTGGGAAATGTTGGGTTTTACATTAAATTTGGATTTCTTTTAAGGGGATTTCCATCCCATGCATGAGGAAATCGGttcagttattgtttttttcagTTGACTTATGATGGATATATATGGAGATAAtgcaaatatttaattgtttcCCAACAATCAAATAGTTCGAACGGCATATTATGTAAAAATGaagcaacaaacaaaaattgatgGGTGaacttcattatttatttattgatttgctATGTATATATAGTCTGATTTACAAGATTCAAAAAGTTGAAAACTAATTAACAGATTTAAGGTTATCTACTACTCTATCTATAAACAAGTTATGAAattcaaaaactaattaataataatcttaAGGGTTGtttgttctttaaaaaaaattgtattacaaattgaatagtaaaaataacaataaaaacagtaaaacattttataattaattatttgtacaataaaaatagtatttttctcCAATAAGAGAAAACTTAATGGGTTTAGATTTTACATTTTGTCACTAAATTCTTTTACAGTAAtgtaaatcaattataaatcattaaagtttataatttttaaaatattattttaaaaagtaaaaaatccaATCATATTGTTTATGATTAGatgaaagtattaaaaaaattacatcatcagtgtatttaaattaaatttaaagttaatttatttagtagataaattaattactaaatcGATATCTAAACTCTTGGGCCATTGGCAGATTGATataggaaaacaaaaaagatatataCAAATCTCAGAAGGGAGGCTATATATACATGGACAAGAAAagtttacatataaaaaaggaGATCAGCAAGCTTCATGTATACATTATGTATATAGCTCACCAATTACCAAGGTAGGGTTTTGAACGAAACAAGGGTGGTCTCACCAATCTCACATGCACGTACGTAGTATTTGCCTTTCGATCGTTAGTTTAATTACTTGctagttaatttatttatatattcattgactaataaaaaaaaaatgggagagTAGAGTGAGTAGTGCAACAAGAAGTGGCAACAGggaaatattaataatgaacCCACGGTCCTGTGtgtgatgaaaagaaaaagcaagACGCGCTATTTTCCCGGTTGGCAAATTGAATTGAATGCCACTGCATATTCACAATTAAAAGTTCGTTGGGGTAGTTGTATCCATCCCTCTCTTCCAACTTCACATCCATCCTTTAAATCCTTCCCTAGCTTCTTCCACATTTTTGCAACCCAATTCATATTCatacttctctccctttttctaaTTCTAAGCCCAACACAACCTTTATTATCCCACTCATCATAACCATAAACTTTGTTACTCTATTAATATTATATCCTTTATAcaaattgttaataaataaataaaaaatagtagtgTTCCTTGATGGCTGATAGGAAGAATTCAGGAAGCATTCGTGTTGAATCAGcacaagaaaaaagaaggaagaaactcCCCAACTTTGTGGTATCAGTGAGACTCAAGTATGTGAAGCTAGGGTACCATTACGTAATCTCCAATGCCATGTACCTTATGCTAATACCCCTTATAGGCACAGCTTCAGCTCATCTATCAACCATTTCAATGAAGGAGCTTGTAAGACTATGGGAGAATCTCAAGTTCGACCTAGTCTCGGTAACACTATGTTCAAGCCTCATGGTGTTCCTCGGCACACTCTACTTCATGAGCCGTCcaaggggggtgtacttagtagaTTTTGCATGCTACAAGCCTGACGTGGATTGCAAGTGCACACGGGAGATTTTCGTGGAGAGGTCTGGTCTCACAGGCTCATTCACGGAGGAGAACTTGTCCTTTCAGAAGAAGATTCTGGAGAGGTCTGGATTGGGGCAGAAGACGTATCTTCCGCCGGCGATCTTGAGTTTGCCGCCGAAACCCTGCATGGCGGCGGCCAGGGAGGAGGCTGAGCAAGTCATGTTTGGAGCAATTGACCAGCTGCTGGCAAAGACTGGTGTCAAGGCTAAGGATATTGGGATCTTGGTCGTCAATTGCAGCTTGTTCAACCCCACACCTTCACTCTCTGCCATGATTGTCAATCACTACAAGTTGAGAGGGAATGTTTTCAGTTATAATCTTGCTGGCATGGGTTGCAGTGCTTCCCTTATCTCTATTGACCTTGCCAAGCACCTCCTCCAGGTttctaaattttcaatttttatatatgttgccCACTGAATTCAATAATCAATCATccccttaatatatatatatatagtaataatTCTATCAAATTTAAGGTTTTCCATTGATAGTTTTATGCATATATCTCATTTGATTCCTGTAATATTTAAGAGCTTAGGCAACCATGTATACATTGGCCCATATATACGTATagtataaaagaaattttacattttaattcaatctgaaatcatcatcatctataataaaatttattgatttttacaaTAGTTATCCTTCATTCACTATTATGATAAACTATACAACACACAACACACAGGTCCATCCCAACTCTTATGCCTTGGTAGTGAGCATGGAGAACATCACACTGAACTGGTACTTCGGCAACAACCGGTCAATGCTAGTCTCAAACTGTCTCTTCAGAATGGGAGGAGCAGCAATCCTCCTCTCCAACCGCTCCGGCGACCGCCGCCGCGCCAAATACCAACTAGTCCACACAGTGCGCACTCACAAAGGAGCAGATGACAAGTCCTACAGCTGTGTCTtccaagaagaagatgaaacaaaaagaattgGCGTGGCACTCTCAAAAGACCTAATGGCCGTGGCAGGAGAGGCCCTGAAGACCAACATCACAACACTAGGACCCTTAGTCCTTCCCATGTCAGAACAGCTTCTTTTCTTTGCAACCTTGGTGGCTAGGAAAGTGTTCAAGATGAAGATAAAGCCATACATTCCAGATTTTAAATTGGCCTTTGAGCACTTTTGCATTCATGCTGGAGGGAGGGCAGTGTTGGATGAGTTGGAGAAGAATCTTGAGCTCTCTGATTGGCACATGGAGCCCTCAAGGATGACACTGTATAGGTTTGGAAACACTTCTAGCAGTTCCTTGTGGTATGAGTTGGCCTACACTGAAGCCAAGGGGAGGATCAAGAAAGGTGATAGGACTTGGCAGATTGCATTTGGGTCAGGGTTTAAGTGCAACAGTGCTGTGTGGAGGGCTTTGAGGACCATCAATCCTGCTAAGGAGAACAATCCTTGGATGGATGAGATTCATGACTTTCCAGTTCATGTGCCTAAAGTGGCACCAATTGCTTCCTAAATTAAtcaaacatcttttttttttttttcctttttcttgtttttagtATGATTCTTAGGGAAGGGGTCTAAATTAAACAAGCTTGTTCAAGAAACACAAGAGAAGATTGTTATTACTCCTGTGGCTTTGCTTATTTCTTTGCTCTTGTAACATTGTGTTGAAGTTAAAAGGTTGAAGTTAAAAGAGTATGTGTGTATACAGTTATTTATTCCCA includes these proteins:
- the LOC100801121 gene encoding 3-ketoacyl-CoA synthase 11 is translated as MADRKNSGSIRVESAQEKRRKKLPNFVVSVRLKYVKLGYHYVISNAMYLMLIPLIGTASAHLSTISMKELVRLWENLKFDLVSVTLCSSLMVFLGTLYFMSRPRGVYLVDFACYKPDVDCKCTREIFVERSGLTGSFTEENLSFQKKILERSGLGQKTYLPPAILSLPPKPCMAAAREEAEQVMFGAIDQLLAKTGVKAKDIGILVVNCSLFNPTPSLSAMIVNHYKLRGNVFSYNLAGMGCSASLISIDLAKHLLQVHPNSYALVVSMENITLNWYFGNNRSMLVSNCLFRMGGAAILLSNRSGDRRRAKYQLVHTVRTHKGADDKSYSCVFQEEDETKRIGVALSKDLMAVAGEALKTNITTLGPLVLPMSEQLLFFATLVARKVFKMKIKPYIPDFKLAFEHFCIHAGGRAVLDELEKNLELSDWHMEPSRMTLYRFGNTSSSSLWYELAYTEAKGRIKKGDRTWQIAFGSGFKCNSAVWRALRTINPAKENNPWMDEIHDFPVHVPKVAPIAS